From one Lycium barbarum isolate Lr01 chromosome 6, ASM1917538v2, whole genome shotgun sequence genomic stretch:
- the LOC132600848 gene encoding uncharacterized protein LOC132600848 yields MASTCISNCVNDARGPVRANYVNLYKWPESDAEFIRSVSSKNNGHGRGRGHGQGSGPKVVDSISCRQLYLRSYTFSREEENVSDEKKVHVKCYGKTKRKLARRTRRRKCKVFRKAKELSCAALASIFQRLLSCTTKVDVVG; encoded by the coding sequence atggccTCTACATGCATATCAAATTGTGTCAACGATGCCCGTGGTCCGGTCCGTGCCAACTACGTTAACTTGTACAAGTGGCCTGAATCCGATGCCGAGTTTATAAGATCAGTCAGCTCAAAAAACAATGGACATGGTCGTGGTCGTGGTCATGGTCAAGGTTCTGGTCCGAAAGTGGTGGATAGCATTTCGTGTAGACAATTATATTTGAGGAGCTATACTTTTTCAAGGGAAGAAGAGAATGTCAGTGATGAGAAGAAAGTTCATGTGAAATGTTATGGTAAAACAAAGAGAAAATTAGCCCGTCGGACTAGGAGAAGAAAGTGTAAAGTGTTTAGAAAGGCTAAGGAATTATCTTGTGCTGCTTTGGCTTCGATTTTTCAGAGGTTGCTATCTTGCACTACTAAAGTTGATGTGGTTGGTTAA